One Chitinophagaceae bacterium C216 genomic window carries:
- the fccB gene encoding Sulfide dehydrogenase [flavocytochrome c] flavoprotein chain, producing MKAHYQIVIIGAGTAGIMTAAQLLKKDKSLDIVIIDPAEMHYYQPAWTLVGAGTYDFAKTAKSMRDLIPKGVEWLQDSVTEFFPEEHKIETQKGVKISYDYLVVAPGLVNDLSLIEGLEEAVKKGIVCSNYIDPKYTWECLKNFKGGNAVFTQPTTPIKCGGAPQKIMYLAADYFRRNGLDKKSNVVFATPGTVIFGVKRIADTLMKVIHRYNVHFKPFYAPVKIDADKKIVYFKSVAPDDNNCIVNEGNVLGEKQQGNSLIEMPFDLLHLAPPQTAPKFVKESVLVNEAGWLDVDINSLQHKKYPNIFGIGDVAALPTAKTGAAIRKQAPVVVDNILKLIKGKTADNKSYQGYSSCPLVTGYGKMVLAEFNYKNEFTPDPKLKMMLIGDSSKEHWRLWLLKKYMLPYLYWHKMMKGEDV from the coding sequence ATGAAAGCACATTATCAAATAGTCATAATTGGAGCTGGTACAGCCGGTATTATGACAGCAGCTCAGCTTTTAAAAAAGGATAAGTCACTTGACATTGTCATCATTGATCCGGCAGAGATGCATTATTATCAACCGGCCTGGACATTAGTTGGAGCCGGAACTTATGATTTCGCCAAAACGGCAAAATCAATGAGGGATTTGATTCCAAAAGGTGTAGAATGGCTTCAGGATTCTGTGACAGAATTTTTTCCTGAGGAACATAAAATAGAAACTCAAAAAGGTGTCAAAATCAGTTATGATTATCTTGTGGTTGCTCCCGGATTAGTAAATGATCTTTCACTCATTGAAGGATTGGAAGAAGCAGTAAAAAAAGGCATTGTATGCAGTAACTATATAGATCCGAAATATACATGGGAATGCCTAAAGAATTTCAAAGGTGGAAATGCGGTTTTTACCCAACCTACAACCCCTATCAAATGTGGCGGAGCTCCTCAGAAAATTATGTATCTGGCAGCAGACTACTTTCGCAGGAATGGATTAGATAAGAAATCAAATGTAGTTTTTGCTACTCCCGGCACGGTCATCTTTGGGGTAAAACGGATTGCGGATACATTGATGAAAGTCATCCATCGATACAATGTACATTTTAAGCCATTTTATGCTCCAGTTAAAATAGATGCCGACAAAAAAATAGTCTATTTCAAAAGTGTAGCTCCCGATGACAACAACTGTATTGTAAACGAAGGTAATGTTTTGGGAGAAAAACAACAAGGTAATTCATTGATTGAAATGCCTTTTGATTTGCTGCACTTAGCTCCGCCTCAAACAGCTCCAAAGTTTGTAAAAGAATCTGTATTGGTGAATGAAGCTGGTTGGTTAGATGTGGATATCAATAGTCTTCAGCATAAAAAATATCCAAATATTTTCGGAATTGGAGATGTCGCTGCTTTACCAACCGCAAAAACAGGAGCAGCCATACGCAAACAAGCTCCTGTAGTGGTTGATAATATACTCAAACTCATCAAAGGAAAAACTGCCGACAATAAATCTTACCAGGGATATTCATCTTGTCCCTTAGTAACCGGATACGGAAAAATGGTATTGGCAGAATTTAACTACAAAAACGAATTCACACCTGACCCAAAACTCAAAATGATGCTGATTGGCGACAGTTCCAAAGAACACTGGCGTTTGTGGCTGTTAAAAAAATATATGCTTCCCTATTTGTACTGGCATAAAATGATGAAAGGCGAAGATGTTTAG